A region of the Rickettsiales bacterium Ac37b genome:
TCGATGAAACTTTGGTATCTACCTTAAGATTCATAAATGATGCATTTACTAAAGTATATGAAACAACGCAAGGTAAATATGGCACAAAAGAAGAGTTAGATCAGAAATTACGCGGTCCTTCATTTGACATAACATTTCAAGAAACTTTTAAAGACGAATATGAATATTATAAAAAAGTTTTTTTAGAGAAATATTATAACGCATTTGAAAACACACAAATAGAGGAAATTTTCAAGCCAGGCGCGCAAGAATTAATAGATTTTTTATCAAAGCAAAATGTACCTTTAATTTTAACGAGTAATAAACCTTTTGAATATCTTGATAAAGAAGTAAAATTACTAAAGGTAAATCAGTTCTTTAAATTTATAATAGGAGCTGAAGATTTTAATAAAATTAAACCCGATCCTTACATGGCATTTAAAGCACTTAATAATTGCGGCATAACTTATAAAGAAGGTGCATTTAATCGTGATATATGGCTTATAGGTAATCATAAATTTGATTTAGAATGTGCTAAAAATATACCATGTACAGCAATTTATTATGGAAATCATGTTCCTACTGATTATGCCGTAGATTGTATATATGAAAATCATACCCAATTTAAAAATTATATAGAAACAAAACTATTTAACAAAACAACGGAAATGCATTATTAATGTTAAACTGGGTACTTTTAAAATACTATTTTTATATTAGGTACACATAAACTTAAATGACCTAAACACTCATGGAAGTGCCAAAGCATATACAAGTCAACTATATAATATTTTTTACTAATTTCTATTCTCCTTTTTACCAGAAAGCAATAATGCTTTGTCATAGATTTCTTTTTTCATACAATCAGGATAGCGTGCTAATAATTTTGCTGCTGTATCTTTTACACTATTTGCTGCAAGTAATGTTAAGATTTCTTGGGCATTAATATCATTTACATCTTTAATTATATATATAATAGGAGGCCCAACAACAATTACAATCTCTCCTTTAACATCTACATTATTGTACCTCTCAAGCAGCTCACTTATAGTGCCATGTATATGCTCTTCATAAATCTTGGTTAATTCTCTTAATATGCTAATTTTACGATCCGAACCAAATATTTCTAACATTGCTTGTAATGTAACTCTTAAACGTTTGGCTGATTCAAAAAATACTAAACTCGCTTTCAACTCTTTTATTTCTTTCAAATTAGAAAGTCTAGCTTCATGCTTATTAGGTAAAAATCCCATAAATAAAAATCTATCTGTGGGCAGCGCTGCAACTGTTAATGCTGCAATAACAGAAGAAGGCCCAGGTATAGTCGTTACCTTTATATTAGCTTCTTTAAATGTTTGAATTAGCTTATATCCTGGATCAGATATCAAAGGTGTCCCAGCATCTGATACCAGCGCTGCACTTAATCCTTCAGAAAGTTTCTTACGAAATTTAAATCGATCTTGATCTGTACTATAGTCATTATAGCAAAACATAGATTTTTTTATATTCAGATGGGTTAATAACCTACCCGTTACTCTCGTATCTTCGCATATAATAAAATCAACAGAGCGTAAAATACGCATAGCGTGTAACGTAATATCCTCATAGTTACCAATAGGCGTTGCAACTATGTATAATCCTGTAAGTTTACCTTGCATAATATTAAGCAGCATTTTAATGTTAATTAAAGTATTTTTAGAACTAACTATATAATAGAATGTATAATGTTTAAATATGTTATTAAGATTATTTTAGCTGTTTGTATAATATTACTTCCTGCTTGCCAACTAAAAAATGCTTCTAAATCTAACTCTATTTCTAGTAAGTCTAAACCCATTTCTAATACCCAAGAACAAGTTAAGATAGCATTGCTCTTACCTCTCTCAGGTAAATCGCAAAAGCTAGGGCGTGCTATGTCAGAAATGGCAGAGTTATCTCTTTTTCATACAAATAACAATAATATAAAGCTTTTAATGTACGATACAAATGATGATACTCTTATGGCACAAAATCGTATAAAAGAAGCAATAAATAATGGAGCAAAATTAATTATTGGTCCGGTCTTTTCTAACACTACTATGGCAGTTAAAGATATAGCAATAAACAATAAAATAAATCTCATATCATTCTCTAATGACCCTAATTTAACCAATAAAGGTATTTTTATATTAGGATTTTCTTCTGATGCACAAATAAAGGTAATTACTGCGTATACTATGAATCAAGGCATTAATCAGTTTTATACCTTATTGCCTGCAACTTCTTATGGGCGTGTTGTTGCACAAATTTTACGTGATATTGTTATTAATAACGGTGGAAATATAGTCAAAACTGAATTTTATACCCATAATATAGCTGAACTCGAGATTGCCGTAGAAAGTATCGTCACGGCAATCAACAATAATCTTAATAACCGACAAGACGATTCCATCAACAAACAAGCACTATTTATACCAGAAGGTGGAAATCAATTAAAAGCTATTTTAACATTATTATCTAAGTATAAATTAGATTTTGATCAAGTACAATTACTTGGCACTGGTCAATGGGATGATTATGACACTTTTTCCATATCAGAATTAAATGGAGCGTGGTTCGCAGGTAGCTATAATAAAGAACGCGAACTCTTAGAAAACATGTTTAATAGAGAGTATGGTTATAGACCACCTCGCTTATCAATTCTAGCTTATGATGCAATTGCACTAGCTAGCACACTTGCCGATAAGAAGAATTTTAGCAAAGAAGCGCTTATAAATAAAAATGGATTTATAGGAGTAGATGGTACATTTAGATTTAATAGCAATGGCCTTACAGAAAGGAATTTAGCCATTATTAAAATTCTGGATCAACATTTGGAAGTTATTGAACCGTCTTCTGCAACTTTTATTGATTAAATATAACGAAAATACTTATGAAATAGACAACCATTTTAGAACTTAAAAATATAATTTGTGATATTTTTATAGTAAACTCTTGACATGTTAATCAGCTAAATTTATACCCTTAAGTATAGTTCCTATGGCGGAGTAGCTCAGTTGGTTAGAGCGGTGGAATCATAATCCATGTGTCGGGGGTTCAAATCCCTCCTTCGCTACCAATCTATTGGTTGTTAATATTATCTTCGCGTAATTTTATCCACTTTTTTTTAATTGTCTCTAGTATAAACTCATTAGATGTAGATGGATAATCATCAAAATCTAATAAAGATATAATACGTTTATGTAACCTAGGTAAACTTAAATTTTCTATATCTTCTTCAGGATAGTTTTCTTCCAAAGCTTCTATTATTACTTCAATATCTGCCCAACGCATCTTACACCATTCAAAAATAATTTAAAAATAATAATGACATAATGTTTTAAATACCTAAAATAAAATTATAATATATAATAATTTAAAGCTGCAATATAAATATGTCCGATAACCACTTTTTTGAAACCAATCCTTTCTTATTGTTTGAACAATGGAAACACGAGGCTGAAAGTTCAGGAGCTTTAAGACCTGAATCAATGGTCCTTGCAACAGCTACTAAAGATGGTTTACCCTCCGCACGAGTTGTTTTACTAAAACAATATGATGAAAGAGGCTTTGTCTTTTTTACCAATTTAAGCAGTAGAAAAGGTCAGGAATTACATGTTAATCCCCATGCGGCCTTATGTATATATTGGCCTATCATTGAAAAACAAATACGCATAGAAGGAAAGATAGAACTAATTTCTGCAGATGAAGCAGATCTATATTATAATAGCCGTCCTAAAGCTTTTCAGATTAATTCATGGGCTTCTAAACAATCAGCAAAATTAGTTAATTTTGAACAATTACAGTCTAGAACCACTCACTTTGAAACTTTATTTAAAAATAAGCATATACCTAGACCAGAATTTTGGTCTGGATTTAGATTAGCAGCTCAATCTATAGAGTTTTGGAATGAAGGCCAAAATAGAATGCATACTCGTATTTTATATGTAAAACAATCTACGAACTGGGATATAACACTATTATATCCTTAGCCTAAAATAAACTCTGTATAAATTTCATTTACTTTATAGCTCAGAAATTTTCAGACTGCTTGACTATAATAACTCTGCTAATTATAATGTAGCGTTCCTTATAAACTGCTAACCTAGAACAAAAACACCAACTGTTTTCAAAAAACTATTGTAATGCAGTAAATGTATAATATTATTTAGGATATATTACGTGAAATTATATGTTAAATACATTTTAAAAGAACTGACTTCTTTAGTAATATTGATAAGCTTTGCCCTTACCGCAATTATTTTCCTTAGCCAATCATTAAGATATCTAACTCTTGTCACAAATAATGGTATATATTTTATAGATTTTTTACAACTCTCTATATTAATGGTACCTTACTTATTAATGATAATATTACCTATAGCCAGCTTTATATCTGTTATTTACGTTTATAATAAATTCATTATGGATGGAGAATTAATAGTACTAAGCAGTACAGGACTAAATAGATTTGCATTATCATTACCAGCTTTTATTATGACATTTGTTATATTAATTATTAGTTATACCATTTCATTATATGTATCACCTATCTCTTATAATATTTTTAAAAACAAAATAGCATTTTATAAAGAAAATTATACCTCTATCTTCTTGGAAGATGGGGTATTTAATGAAAAAAAGGGACTCACTATTTATATTGCTGAACGCACAGCGGATGATTCTTTCAACGGTATATTTATTTATGATGCTCGTACTACGGACACCACAACTCTCATGGCAGAAACTGCTAAATTAATTACAAAAGATAATTTTATAAGTTTTGAATTATATAACGGTAATCGTCAGAAAGTTAATAAATATAATGAATTAGACATACTATATTTTGATTATCTTTCCTATAATATAGAGCTAAAGTCTAATAATTACACCACAAGATGGCGTGAACCTCAAGAACGTTACCTCAATGAACTCTTATATCCTCCCCAAGACGAGATACCAGAAATGTTCAATAAATTAAAGGCCGAAGCACATTATAGATTAACTTGGCCTCTACTTAATTTTATATTAACTATCATGGCTTTAATTGCTATATATCCACGTCACTTTAGTCGTAGAGGACAAGCTAAACGCATAACTTTTACCTCTATATGTGCAATAGCTATGATTGTATTATTTATTGGTTTTAATAATATAATAACCATAACCCCCAAAATAGTGCCATCAATATATGGTATTATTGGTCTTATTATTATTTTCTGTAATTATTTATTATTTTGTCGTTACAGAGCACTTTAAAGCAGCGCACACAAACGTAGACTAAAAATTATTTAAGAATACAGAATGAATCGTGCTATTCTTGCAAAGCTGAACTCAAGTAAGTATGCCTTTTGCCTCGTAGTATTGTATACCATACTGCTAAAATGACTATAGTTGGTACTAAGAAATTAATAGCAGTAGTTGTAATCATTAATTCACCTACATTAGCATAATAACCTCGTTCTATCAGATATTCTTTAGATAGCATCTTTTTTATAATTCTACTACCTGAAACAAAGGATAAACTCATTAAGCTCATAGTTAACGCAAACCAACTGGCTATGTTATGTTTGGGTGAATAATAGGTAATTACCGTACACAATACCAAAAATTCTAGTCTTTTAAATGGACCTTCAGATATTTTATCTAGCAATACAAAAACCTTAGGTCCTATACCTAAGATCTCCATAGACCATTCCTGCAATCCGAAATGTATTCCTATCATAGGAAGTTGTAATATGCAGTGTATAATATTAAAACATAATAATACTATAACCAAATTATAACTTAATACACGCTTCGCAATAAAAATAACTGCTATTAAACCGAGTATAATGCTAATTTGGTTAAATATAGCAAAATCTTCAGGAGTAATTTTTAGTATATCAATTTGCCACCATTCAACCCCAGGACTGTAAACAGGCATGATTCTCACAGTAAATAACACTAATAATATACCAAAAATCTCTTTTTTTTGCTGCACACTAAGATGTTTACATATTATATTTAATGACAAAGATACTATAATTGTACCTGTAAAGAAAATTATTTCTTGACCATATTCAAAATTAGATAAAGAAATAAACCCAATAAATACTAAATAAATGACCCCTGCAATAAATAATAATATATTAACCGGCTCCGTTTGACTAGCCGGTTCTTTTTTAGCTATTAATACTCCCAATATACTTATTAAAGACGCTATTGGAATAAAATAGCTAATAGTACCATAAGAAAATTTACTTGCTATAATTCCACTAATTAAAGCAGCTAATATGGAACCTGTAATCTCAAATATTCTCGATAATATCTGTACATGCCCTATTTCTTGTTTTATTTCTGCATCATTACGTACATTACCACTACTATCGACCTTATCTACAATTTCATAACATAATGTATCAGCTACTAAGTCCTGAATAACTAACCCTAGCTGTATCAAGACCCCAGACATAATTAACAATTGATAAGTAGAAAAATAATGATTTAAGAAAGGCCAGTGATTAGCTATAGATATAGTAATAACATTACCACTTAACATTATAATAGCTGCTATTATTATATATATATGTCTTCTGCTCCCGAATATTTTAACTGAATCTAAGAGTTGGCCAAAAAATATTTTGGTAGTCCATGGCACGTTAGCCCAAATCGTAATTGATATTAATTGTTCTGCTGTAAGAAAAAGATCATTCTTAAACCAAAAAGTTTCAGCAATCTGGCTAAATAGGCAAAAACTGTTAGCAAAATATACAAATAATAATGGTAAATATTTGATACGTATTGACTTTAGATATGTATAAAACATTTACTTATCTACCTCGGGTACCACTAAACCTAAATGACTAAATGCTTGTATAGTTAAGATCCGTCCTCTTGGAGTACGCTGAATAAGCCCTTGTTGAATTAAATATGGTTCTATCGTTTCACAAATTGTATCCTTTTGTTCAAAAAGTGCTGCTGCAATGGTTTCTAAACCCACCGGATTCATTCCATAATGCTCTGCAATAAAATTCAAGTAACGTTTATCATTTACATCCAAACCTAAATTATCTACCTCTAATCTTTGTAATGCTAGTTCTGCACTCTTAGCATTAATTATACCATTTTCATATACTTCTACAATATCACGAACTCTTCTTAATAACCTTAGTGCTATACGCGGAGTACCTCTCGACCTTTTGGCAATTTCATGATGACCATCTATAGTAGTATTTAATCCTAAAATATTCGCTCCTCTTTCTATAACTTGTTCTAATTCAATAAAACTATAAAAATTCATACGTAGTTGTATGCCAAATCTATCCCGCAATGGGTTAGTAAGTAATCCTAGTCTTGTTGTTGCACCTACTAAAGTAAAGGGAGGTATATCTATACGTACACTACGTGCTCCAGGCCCTTCTCCAATAATTAAATCTAAAGTAAAATCTTCCATAGCTGAGTAAAGTACTTCTTCTACTTGCGTAGGCAGCCTATGAATTTCATCAATAAATAATATATCACCTTGCTCTAAGTTAGTTAAAAGCGCAGCTAAATCTCCAGCCTTGGTTAATAAAGGCCCAGCTGTCGCTTTAAAGTTACTTCCCATTTCTCGGGCAATAATTTGTGCCATAGTGGTTTTGCCAAGACCAGGAGGACCATGTAATAAAACATGATCTAAAGCACTTTTTCTTGCTTTTGCTGCTGTAATAAATATTTGTAAATTTTCTTTAGTACCTTGCTGCCCTATAAAATCACTCAAATTGAGTGGCCGTAATTTCTTTTCTTGCTGTTTTTCTTCCTCACTCGCATTATAATTTACTAAATTACTGGAATCTGGTAATGTATTCATTTAGATAATTCTTTTAGAGCCAATTTTATAAGCTGCTCAGTAGTCACGTTATCATTATTGGCTATCAATCTATTAGTAACTTGATAAGCTTCATGTTTAGCATATCCTAAATTTACTAAAGCCGATATTGCATCTGTTTGAGCGTCATATCTAGTATTAGTTACATGAGTTTCTGCATCACTACTTATAACAATATTTGAAATATTTTTATGACTTTTAAGTTCAGTCAAAAGTCTTTCAATTAATTTTGGCCCAACACCAGTAATAGGAGCAAAGCTTGTTTTATCTTGAAGAGCTATAGCCTTCACAAGAGCGTCTGGCGTTAAAGTGCCTAAAATTGTAAGCGCGAGCTTAGGACCCACACCTTTAATTTTTGTTAATTCACCAAACC
Encoded here:
- a CDS encoding phosphoglycolate phosphatase, whose product is MQVIPGKELVTPKAIIFDFDETLVSTLRFINDAFTKVYETTQGKYGTKEELDQKLRGPSFDITFQETFKDEYEYYKKVFLEKYYNAFENTQIEEIFKPGAQELIDFLSKQNVPLILTSNKPFEYLDKEVKLLKVNQFFKFIIGAEDFNKIKPDPYMAFKALNNCGITYKEGAFNRDIWLIGNHKFDLECAKNIPCTAIYYGNHVPTDYAVDCIYENHTQFKNYIETKLFNKTTEMHY
- the rsmI gene encoding Ribosomal RNA small subunit methyltransferase I — protein: MQGKLTGLYIVATPIGNYEDITLHAMRILRSVDFIICEDTRVTGRLLTHLNIKKSMFCYNDYSTDQDRFKFRKKLSEGLSAALVSDAGTPLISDPGYKLIQTFKEANIKVTTIPGPSSVIAALTVAALPTDRFLFMGFLPNKHEARLSNLKEIKELKASLVFFESAKRLRVTLQAMLEIFGSDRKISILRELTKIYEEHIHGTISELLERYNNVDVKGEIVIVVGPPIIYIIKDVNDINAQEILTLLAANSVKDTAAKLLARYPDCMKKEIYDKALLLSGKKENRN
- a CDS encoding Periplasmic binding component of lipoprotein LppC; this translates as MFKYVIKIILAVCIILLPACQLKNASKSNSISSKSKPISNTQEQVKIALLLPLSGKSQKLGRAMSEMAELSLFHTNNNNIKLLMYDTNDDTLMAQNRIKEAINNGAKLIIGPVFSNTTMAVKDIAINNKINLISFSNDPNLTNKGIFILGFSSDAQIKVITAYTMNQGINQFYTLLPATSYGRVVAQILRDIVINNGGNIVKTEFYTHNIAELEIAVESIVTAINNNLNNRQDDSINKQALFIPEGGNQLKAILTLLSKYKLDFDQVQLLGTGQWDDYDTFSISELNGAWFAGSYNKERELLENMFNREYGYRPPRLSILAYDAIALASTLADKKNFSKEALINKNGFIGVDGTFRFNSNGLTERNLAIIKILDQHLEVIEPSSATFID
- the pdxH gene encoding Pyridoxine/pyridoxamine 5'-phosphate oxidase, which produces MSDNHFFETNPFLLFEQWKHEAESSGALRPESMVLATATKDGLPSARVVLLKQYDERGFVFFTNLSSRKGQELHVNPHAALCIYWPIIEKQIRIEGKIELISADEADLYYNSRPKAFQINSWASKQSAKLVNFEQLQSRTTHFETLFKNKHIPRPEFWSGFRLAAQSIEFWNEGQNRMHTRILYVKQSTNWDITLLYP
- a CDS encoding lipopolysaccharide ABC transporter permease LptF, which gives rise to MKLYVKYILKELTSLVILISFALTAIIFLSQSLRYLTLVTNNGIYFIDFLQLSILMVPYLLMIILPIASFISVIYVYNKFIMDGELIVLSSTGLNRFALSLPAFIMTFVILIISYTISLYVSPISYNIFKNKIAFYKENYTSIFLEDGVFNEKKGLTIYIAERTADDSFNGIFIYDARTTDTTTLMAETAKLITKDNFISFELYNGNRQKVNKYNELDILYFDYLSYNIELKSNNYTTRWREPQERYLNELLYPPQDEIPEMFNKLKAEAHYRLTWPLLNFILTIMALIAIYPRHFSRRGQAKRITFTSICAIAMIVLFIGFNNIITITPKIVPSIYGIIGLIIIFCNYLLFCRYRAL
- the ruvB gene encoding Holliday junction ATP-dependent DNA helicase RuvB, translating into MNTLPDSSNLVNYNASEEEKQQEKKLRPLNLSDFIGQQGTKENLQIFITAAKARKSALDHVLLHGPPGLGKTTMAQIIAREMGSNFKATAGPLLTKAGDLAALLTNLEQGDILFIDEIHRLPTQVEEVLYSAMEDFTLDLIIGEGPGARSVRIDIPPFTLVGATTRLGLLTNPLRDRFGIQLRMNFYSFIELEQVIERGANILGLNTTIDGHHEIAKRSRGTPRIALRLLRRVRDIVEVYENGIINAKSAELALQRLEVDNLGLDVNDKRYLNFIAEHYGMNPVGLETIAAALFEQKDTICETIEPYLIQQGLIQRTPRGRILTIQAFSHLGLVVPEVDK
- the ruvA gene encoding Holliday junction ATP-dependent DNA helicase RuvA → MIGKLTGKVDHIDKDTVLIDVMGVGYIVFCSNMTIKKLSVQQENVSLIIETYVREDQISLYGFYDTHEKYWFGELTKIKGVGPKLALTILGTLTPDALVKAIALQDKTSFAPITGVGPKLIERLLTELKSHKNISNIVISSDAETHVTNTRYDAQTDAISALVNLGYAKHEAYQVTNRLIANNDNVTTEQLIKLALKELSK